The Lasioglossum baleicum chromosome 12, iyLasBale1, whole genome shotgun sequence genome includes a region encoding these proteins:
- the LOC143214025 gene encoding ATP-binding cassette sub-family C member 4 isoform X1, producing MDSSSVKSNPNPRVKASLVSVLLWWWTIGLFKTGYKKVLQTDDLYDPLKTDRSHVLGDRLDKQWEIELEKSRKSKRGPSFLRAIFRTFLWEYTLLGLMQIINEFVLRLGTPILLGGLLRYFKKNSTETYETALLYAGGICIATFLSVVSFNQAMFGAFHVGAKIRVAACSVVYRKALRLSKTALGETAPGKVVNLVANDVNRFDLVSIFIHYMWSAPLSGLIIAYFLYTEAGYAGLIGIAAVFVVVPIQSYTGKLSSKFRLQTAVKTDERVRLMDEIISGVQVIKMYAWEKPFCALIETARKLELQVVTKSSYIRGIYMTFNLFTTRMALYCTLISMILLGNELTVDKVFVFSSFFNILAHTMSGMFVRGFAEIAECLVAVKRLQHFLMYEEFQEKGFNLNKFAASLNGSINMDAKQASNKTSRNDLPYIDDEIEGYENLDRSEEKRKHNGLVVVASDLLKNTVTLMEGKPRCTELPFELATADSNDSRSRFPTETKRPSVVNEEPCAVQMINVTAKWESSHSENTLEGLNLEIEKGKTYAVIGMVGAGKSSFLSAILGEIEVTQGQVKVNGSVSYAGQEAWVFGSTVRQNILFGQPYDRPRYQRVVKACSLLRDFKQFPQGDQTVVGERGSSLSGGQKARINLARSLYRQADIYLLDDPLSAVDTHVSKHLFEECIQRYLSGKTRILATHQLQYVKSVDTIVLLEQGKVTVFTSYQELLDKRPEYCLLLSEGGDTHDDSSLEKSGMRRQFSSSSTRSRTPEASSGGTDDEEEDEDPEKQNDGFEGTSRGAVKGPIFIKYFQTGANLCLATTVLLLFLITQCVVSLNDYFVPIFVNVEEARQYRIQQVNMNATNDTVIDDSDMTTSYTYLYIYTAIVVGIFIIGITRSLSFYKVCMLCSQKLHDRAFSALIRTGMRFFDTNPSGRILNRFSKDMGSIDELLPKAILDAGQICIMMVGSLVVSCIVNVLFLIPIVFLGFIFYWLRKVFLKTSKNIKRMEGMTRSPVFTHLNATLNGLSTIRAYCAQEILRREFDKLQDVHTSTVYMYIVASTAFGFSLDVFSLVFTSLVTFSFLLLEQSFSGGEVGLAITQVMAMTGMIQWGMRQNAEVANQMMAVERVLEYTQIAPEPNLRDRGKFAKKTEKAVALPADAPTKWPAEGTVRFKDLYLRYGEDEPPVLKGLNIVISAGEKVGIVGRTGAGKSSLIAALFRLAKIDGAIEIDGINTGSICLEDLRRNISIIPQDPVLFSGTLRRNLDPFNEFSDAALWEVLEEVELKDAVATAGTGLGSRVFDRGSNYSVGQRQLVCLARAILRNNRILMLDEATANVDPQTDALIQHTIRKKFARCTVLTIAHRLNTIMDSDRVLVMDKGRMVEYDHPHILLQNSYSQFTSLVKETDRAMYDQLVKIARQAYVAKHGER from the exons GTGGACGATAGGATTGTTCAAGACAGGCTACAAGAAAGTGTTGCAGACGGACGATCTCTATGATCCATTGAAGACCGATCGATCGCACGTGCTTGGGGACAGACTAGACAA ACAATGGGAAATCGAACTGGAAAAATCGAGGAAGAGCAAACGCGGACCCAGTTTCCTGAGGGCTATTTTCCGCACCTTTTTATGGGAGTACACTCTGCTCGGACTGATGCAGATAATAAACGAATTTGTACTACG ATTGGGAACACCGATACTTCTCGGAGGACTGCTGCGCTACTTCAAGAAAAACTCCACCGAAACGTACGAGACTGCGCTTCTTTATGCAGGAGGGATTTGCATCGCCACTTTTCTGAGCGTGGTATCGTTTAATCAGGCAATGTTCGGCGCGTTCCACGTTGGCGCAAAAATTAGGGTCGCTGCGTGTTCCGTTGTTTATCGTAAG GCGTTGCGGCTCAGCAAAACGGCATTGGGCGAGACAGCGCCAGGAAAGGTGGTCAATTTAGTAGCGAACGACGTGAACAGGTTCGATCTTGTTTCCATTTTCATCCACTACATGTGGTCGGCCCCGCTCTCAGGACTGATCATAGCGTACTTCCTCTACACCGAGGCAGGCTACGCCGGTTTGATTGGCATCGCCGCGGTGTTTGTTGTCGTGCCGATTCAAT CATATACCGGGAAGCTGTCCTCCAAGTTCAGATTGCAAACCGCCGTGAAAACCGACGAGAGGGTGCGACTAATGGACGAGATCATATCGGGCGTCcaagtaattaaaatgtacgCATGGGAGAAACCGTTCTGCGCGCTCATAGAAACCGCCCGGAAACTGGAGTTGCAAGTAGTTACGAAAAGCTCGTACATCAGAGGCATCTATATGACTTTTAACCTGTTCACCACGAGAATGGCGCTTTACTGCACCCTGATCAGCATGATATTGTTGGGGAACGAACTGACCGTCGACAAGGTGTTCGTGTTCTCCTCTTTCTTCAACATATTGGCGCACACCATGTCGGGAATGTTCGTACGCGGTTTCGCCGAAATAGCTGAGTGCCTGGTCGCTGTAAAGAGATTACAGCACTTCCTGATGTACGAGGAGTTCCAAGAGAAGGGATTCAATCTGAATAAATTCGCCGCTAGCCTCAACGGTAGCATCAACATGGACGCGAAGCAGGCTTCGAACAAAACGTCCAGAAACGATCTGCCGTACATCGACGACGAGATAGAGGGCTACGAGAATCTCGACAGATCGGAGGAGAAGAGGAAACACAATGGTTTAGTGGTGGTCGCCAGCGATCTGTTGAAGAACACCGTGACTCTCATGGAAGGTAAGCCACGCTGTACAGAACTGCCGTTCGAGTTAGCAACAGCAGATTCTAACGACTCTCGATCACGTTTTCCCACAGAAACGAAACGTCCGTCTGTGGTGAACGAGGAACCATGCGCGGTTCAGATGATCAACGTAACAGCCAAATGGGAATCCAGTCATTCGGAGAACACGCTGGAAGGACTGAACCTAGAGATCGAAAAAGGAAAGACATACGCGGTGATCGGAATGGTCGGGGCGGGGAAGAGTTCCTTCCTTTCCGCTATTCTCGGTGAAATAGAGGTAACGCAAGGTCAGGTCAAGGTCAATGGAAGTGTGAGCTACGCTGGCCAAGAAGCTTGGGTCTTTGGGTCGACCGTTCGACAAAATATACTCTTCGGTCAACCTTACGATCGTCCTCGTTACCAAAGAGTTGTCAAAGCGTGTTCCCTTCTGAGAGACTTCAAGCAATTTCCCCAGGGTGATCAGACAGTGGTCGGAGAAAGGGGTAGCTCTTTGTCAGGGGGTCAAAAGGCCAGGATCAATTTGGCCAGGTCATTATACAGACAGGCTGATATATATCTACTAGATGATCCCCTGAGTGCT GTTGATACACACGTGAGCAAACATTTGTTCGAAGAATGCATTCAACGATATCTGTCGGGAAAGACGAGAATCCTGGCGACCCATCAGCTGCAATACGTGAAGAGCGTCGATACTATCGTTCTGCTCGAGCAAGGGAAGGTCACAGTGTTCACGAGCTATCAGGAACTGTTGGACAAGCGACCCGAGTACTGTCTACTTCTCTCGGAGGGTGGCGATACCCACGATGACTCCTCTTTGGAGAAGAGCGGCATGCGAAGACAATTTTCCTCGTCGAGTACCAGA AGCCGAACACCGGAAGCTAGCAGCGGCGGTACCGACGACGAAGAGGAGGACGAGGACCCCGAAAAACAGAACGATGGTTTCGAAGGGACATCCCGTGGAGCGGTCAAGGGACCAATTTTCATCAAGTACTTCCAAACAGGCGCCAACTTGTGCCTGGCCACTACTGTGCTTCTGCTGTTTCTAATTACTCAGTGCGTCGTCAGTCTCAACGATTATTTCGTTCCAATTTT CGTTAACGTAGAAGAAGCACGGCAATACAGAATTCAGCAAGTTAACATGAACGCTACCAACGACACGGTGATCGATGATTCGGATATGACGACTTCGTACACGTATCTGTACATTTACACGGCTATTGTAGTGGGAATATTTATCATCGGAATCACCAGATCCCTGTCGTTTTACAAAGTGTGCATGCTGTGCAGTCAAAAGCTGCACGACAGGGCGTTCAGCGCGCTAATCCGAACCGGCATGCGGTTTTTCGACACGAATCCCAGCGGCAGGATCCTCAACAGATTCTCGAAAGATATGGGATCGATAGATGAACTACTGCCGAAAGCGATACTCGATGCTGGCCAGATATGCATAATGATGGTTGGCTCCCTAGTGGTGTCTTGTATCGTCAATGTTCTTTTCTTGATCCCGATAGTGTTCTTGGGATTTATATTCTACTGGCTACGAAAGGTGTTTCTCAAAACCAGCAAGAACATCAAAAGAATGGAGGGAATGA CTCGATCACCTGTATTCACTCACCTAAACGCCACGCTCAACGGGCTGAGCACAATCAGGGCGTATTGCGCGCAGGAAATATTGAGGAGAGAATTCGATAAATTACAAGACGTCCATACTTCCACTGTTTATATGTACATAGTAGCAAGCACTGCCTTTGGATTTTCTCTGGACGTCTTTTCCCTTGTGTTCACTTCATTGGTTACCTTCAGCTTTCTTCTTTTAGAACAAT CGTTTTCGGGAGGTGAGGTAGGTTTAGCCATCACCCAAGTGATGGCCATGACCGGGATGATCCAATGGGGCATGCGACAGAACGCCGAAGTGGCCAACCAGATGATGGCTGTCGAACGTGTACTCGAATACACGCAAATAGCACCGGAACCGAATCTACGCGACCGAGGAAAATTTGCGAAGAAGACCGAGAAAGCTGTCGCTCTTCCGGCTGATGCTCCGACGAAATGGCCCGCCGAGGGAACGGTCCGGTTCAAGGATCTCTACTTGCGATACGGGGAAGACGAACCTCCGGTGTTGAAGGGGCTGAACATTGTTATTTCCGCGGGGGAGAAG GTAGGAATCGTTGGTCGAACCGGTGCAGGAAAATCCTCGTTGATAGCCGCCTTGTTCAGATTAGCGAAAATCGACGGAGCCATAGAAATCGACGGCATAAACACCGGGTCGATCTGCCTGGAGGATCTACGGCGCAATATATCGATCATTCCCCAGGATCCCGTTTTGTTCTCTGGCACCCTGAGGCGCAATCTAGATCCCTTCAACGAGTTCTCGGATGCCGCACTGTGGGAAGTGCTCGAAGAG gTGGAGCTGAAAGACGCCGTTGCCACTGCCGGCACCGGGTTAGGCAGTCGAGTATTTGATAGAGGGAGCAATTACAGTGTCGGTCAGAGACAGTTGGTTTGTTTGGCAAGAGCGATCTTAAGGAACAATCGAATACTCATGCTCGATGAGGCAACCGCAAACGTTGATCCACAGACGGACGCTTTGATTCAACATACGATACGGAAAAAGTTCGCCCGGTGCACTGTACTTACTATTGCCCATCGACTCAACACCATCATGGACAGCGATAGAGTTCTAGTAATGGATAAAGGTCGTATGGTG GAGTACGATCACCCACACATACTGCTCCAGAACAGCTACAGTCAATTCACGTCTCTGGTAAAGGAGACCGATCGTGCGATGTACGATCAATTAGTTAAGATAGCAAGACAAGCTTACGTTGCGAAACACGGGGAACGATGA
- the LOC143214025 gene encoding ATP-binding cassette sub-family C member 4 isoform X2, which yields MDSSSVKSNPNPRVKASLVSVLLWWWTIGLFKTGYKKVLQTDDLYDPLKTDRSHVLGDRLDKQWEIELEKSRKSKRGPSFLRAIFRTFLWEYTLLGLMQIINEFVLRLGTPILLGGLLRYFKKNSTETYETALLYAGGICIATFLSVVSFNQAMFGAFHVGAKIRVAACSVVYRKALRLSKTALGETAPGKVVNLVANDVNRFDLVSIFIHYMWSAPLSGLIIAYFLYTEAGYAGLIGIAAVFVVVPIQSYTGKLSSKFRLQTAVKTDERVRLMDEIISGVQVIKMYAWEKPFCALIETARKLELQVVTKSSYIRGIYMTFNLFTTRMALYCTLISMILLGNELTVDKVFVFSSFFNILAHTMSGMFVRGFAEIAECLVAVKRLQHFLMYEEFQEKGFNLNKFAASLNGSINMDAKQASNKTSRNDLPYIDDEIEGYENLDRSEEKRKHNGLVVVASDLLKNTVTLMEETKRPSVVNEEPCAVQMINVTAKWESSHSENTLEGLNLEIEKGKTYAVIGMVGAGKSSFLSAILGEIEVTQGQVKVNGSVSYAGQEAWVFGSTVRQNILFGQPYDRPRYQRVVKACSLLRDFKQFPQGDQTVVGERGSSLSGGQKARINLARSLYRQADIYLLDDPLSAVDTHVSKHLFEECIQRYLSGKTRILATHQLQYVKSVDTIVLLEQGKVTVFTSYQELLDKRPEYCLLLSEGGDTHDDSSLEKSGMRRQFSSSSTRSRTPEASSGGTDDEEEDEDPEKQNDGFEGTSRGAVKGPIFIKYFQTGANLCLATTVLLLFLITQCVVSLNDYFVPIFVNVEEARQYRIQQVNMNATNDTVIDDSDMTTSYTYLYIYTAIVVGIFIIGITRSLSFYKVCMLCSQKLHDRAFSALIRTGMRFFDTNPSGRILNRFSKDMGSIDELLPKAILDAGQICIMMVGSLVVSCIVNVLFLIPIVFLGFIFYWLRKVFLKTSKNIKRMEGMTRSPVFTHLNATLNGLSTIRAYCAQEILRREFDKLQDVHTSTVYMYIVASTAFGFSLDVFSLVFTSLVTFSFLLLEQSFSGGEVGLAITQVMAMTGMIQWGMRQNAEVANQMMAVERVLEYTQIAPEPNLRDRGKFAKKTEKAVALPADAPTKWPAEGTVRFKDLYLRYGEDEPPVLKGLNIVISAGEKVGIVGRTGAGKSSLIAALFRLAKIDGAIEIDGINTGSICLEDLRRNISIIPQDPVLFSGTLRRNLDPFNEFSDAALWEVLEEVELKDAVATAGTGLGSRVFDRGSNYSVGQRQLVCLARAILRNNRILMLDEATANVDPQTDALIQHTIRKKFARCTVLTIAHRLNTIMDSDRVLVMDKGRMVEYDHPHILLQNSYSQFTSLVKETDRAMYDQLVKIARQAYVAKHGER from the exons GTGGACGATAGGATTGTTCAAGACAGGCTACAAGAAAGTGTTGCAGACGGACGATCTCTATGATCCATTGAAGACCGATCGATCGCACGTGCTTGGGGACAGACTAGACAA ACAATGGGAAATCGAACTGGAAAAATCGAGGAAGAGCAAACGCGGACCCAGTTTCCTGAGGGCTATTTTCCGCACCTTTTTATGGGAGTACACTCTGCTCGGACTGATGCAGATAATAAACGAATTTGTACTACG ATTGGGAACACCGATACTTCTCGGAGGACTGCTGCGCTACTTCAAGAAAAACTCCACCGAAACGTACGAGACTGCGCTTCTTTATGCAGGAGGGATTTGCATCGCCACTTTTCTGAGCGTGGTATCGTTTAATCAGGCAATGTTCGGCGCGTTCCACGTTGGCGCAAAAATTAGGGTCGCTGCGTGTTCCGTTGTTTATCGTAAG GCGTTGCGGCTCAGCAAAACGGCATTGGGCGAGACAGCGCCAGGAAAGGTGGTCAATTTAGTAGCGAACGACGTGAACAGGTTCGATCTTGTTTCCATTTTCATCCACTACATGTGGTCGGCCCCGCTCTCAGGACTGATCATAGCGTACTTCCTCTACACCGAGGCAGGCTACGCCGGTTTGATTGGCATCGCCGCGGTGTTTGTTGTCGTGCCGATTCAAT CATATACCGGGAAGCTGTCCTCCAAGTTCAGATTGCAAACCGCCGTGAAAACCGACGAGAGGGTGCGACTAATGGACGAGATCATATCGGGCGTCcaagtaattaaaatgtacgCATGGGAGAAACCGTTCTGCGCGCTCATAGAAACCGCCCGGAAACTGGAGTTGCAAGTAGTTACGAAAAGCTCGTACATCAGAGGCATCTATATGACTTTTAACCTGTTCACCACGAGAATGGCGCTTTACTGCACCCTGATCAGCATGATATTGTTGGGGAACGAACTGACCGTCGACAAGGTGTTCGTGTTCTCCTCTTTCTTCAACATATTGGCGCACACCATGTCGGGAATGTTCGTACGCGGTTTCGCCGAAATAGCTGAGTGCCTGGTCGCTGTAAAGAGATTACAGCACTTCCTGATGTACGAGGAGTTCCAAGAGAAGGGATTCAATCTGAATAAATTCGCCGCTAGCCTCAACGGTAGCATCAACATGGACGCGAAGCAGGCTTCGAACAAAACGTCCAGAAACGATCTGCCGTACATCGACGACGAGATAGAGGGCTACGAGAATCTCGACAGATCGGAGGAGAAGAGGAAACACAATGGTTTAGTGGTGGTCGCCAGCGATCTGTTGAAGAACACCGTGACTCTCATGGAAG AAACGAAACGTCCGTCTGTGGTGAACGAGGAACCATGCGCGGTTCAGATGATCAACGTAACAGCCAAATGGGAATCCAGTCATTCGGAGAACACGCTGGAAGGACTGAACCTAGAGATCGAAAAAGGAAAGACATACGCGGTGATCGGAATGGTCGGGGCGGGGAAGAGTTCCTTCCTTTCCGCTATTCTCGGTGAAATAGAGGTAACGCAAGGTCAGGTCAAGGTCAATGGAAGTGTGAGCTACGCTGGCCAAGAAGCTTGGGTCTTTGGGTCGACCGTTCGACAAAATATACTCTTCGGTCAACCTTACGATCGTCCTCGTTACCAAAGAGTTGTCAAAGCGTGTTCCCTTCTGAGAGACTTCAAGCAATTTCCCCAGGGTGATCAGACAGTGGTCGGAGAAAGGGGTAGCTCTTTGTCAGGGGGTCAAAAGGCCAGGATCAATTTGGCCAGGTCATTATACAGACAGGCTGATATATATCTACTAGATGATCCCCTGAGTGCT GTTGATACACACGTGAGCAAACATTTGTTCGAAGAATGCATTCAACGATATCTGTCGGGAAAGACGAGAATCCTGGCGACCCATCAGCTGCAATACGTGAAGAGCGTCGATACTATCGTTCTGCTCGAGCAAGGGAAGGTCACAGTGTTCACGAGCTATCAGGAACTGTTGGACAAGCGACCCGAGTACTGTCTACTTCTCTCGGAGGGTGGCGATACCCACGATGACTCCTCTTTGGAGAAGAGCGGCATGCGAAGACAATTTTCCTCGTCGAGTACCAGA AGCCGAACACCGGAAGCTAGCAGCGGCGGTACCGACGACGAAGAGGAGGACGAGGACCCCGAAAAACAGAACGATGGTTTCGAAGGGACATCCCGTGGAGCGGTCAAGGGACCAATTTTCATCAAGTACTTCCAAACAGGCGCCAACTTGTGCCTGGCCACTACTGTGCTTCTGCTGTTTCTAATTACTCAGTGCGTCGTCAGTCTCAACGATTATTTCGTTCCAATTTT CGTTAACGTAGAAGAAGCACGGCAATACAGAATTCAGCAAGTTAACATGAACGCTACCAACGACACGGTGATCGATGATTCGGATATGACGACTTCGTACACGTATCTGTACATTTACACGGCTATTGTAGTGGGAATATTTATCATCGGAATCACCAGATCCCTGTCGTTTTACAAAGTGTGCATGCTGTGCAGTCAAAAGCTGCACGACAGGGCGTTCAGCGCGCTAATCCGAACCGGCATGCGGTTTTTCGACACGAATCCCAGCGGCAGGATCCTCAACAGATTCTCGAAAGATATGGGATCGATAGATGAACTACTGCCGAAAGCGATACTCGATGCTGGCCAGATATGCATAATGATGGTTGGCTCCCTAGTGGTGTCTTGTATCGTCAATGTTCTTTTCTTGATCCCGATAGTGTTCTTGGGATTTATATTCTACTGGCTACGAAAGGTGTTTCTCAAAACCAGCAAGAACATCAAAAGAATGGAGGGAATGA CTCGATCACCTGTATTCACTCACCTAAACGCCACGCTCAACGGGCTGAGCACAATCAGGGCGTATTGCGCGCAGGAAATATTGAGGAGAGAATTCGATAAATTACAAGACGTCCATACTTCCACTGTTTATATGTACATAGTAGCAAGCACTGCCTTTGGATTTTCTCTGGACGTCTTTTCCCTTGTGTTCACTTCATTGGTTACCTTCAGCTTTCTTCTTTTAGAACAAT CGTTTTCGGGAGGTGAGGTAGGTTTAGCCATCACCCAAGTGATGGCCATGACCGGGATGATCCAATGGGGCATGCGACAGAACGCCGAAGTGGCCAACCAGATGATGGCTGTCGAACGTGTACTCGAATACACGCAAATAGCACCGGAACCGAATCTACGCGACCGAGGAAAATTTGCGAAGAAGACCGAGAAAGCTGTCGCTCTTCCGGCTGATGCTCCGACGAAATGGCCCGCCGAGGGAACGGTCCGGTTCAAGGATCTCTACTTGCGATACGGGGAAGACGAACCTCCGGTGTTGAAGGGGCTGAACATTGTTATTTCCGCGGGGGAGAAG GTAGGAATCGTTGGTCGAACCGGTGCAGGAAAATCCTCGTTGATAGCCGCCTTGTTCAGATTAGCGAAAATCGACGGAGCCATAGAAATCGACGGCATAAACACCGGGTCGATCTGCCTGGAGGATCTACGGCGCAATATATCGATCATTCCCCAGGATCCCGTTTTGTTCTCTGGCACCCTGAGGCGCAATCTAGATCCCTTCAACGAGTTCTCGGATGCCGCACTGTGGGAAGTGCTCGAAGAG gTGGAGCTGAAAGACGCCGTTGCCACTGCCGGCACCGGGTTAGGCAGTCGAGTATTTGATAGAGGGAGCAATTACAGTGTCGGTCAGAGACAGTTGGTTTGTTTGGCAAGAGCGATCTTAAGGAACAATCGAATACTCATGCTCGATGAGGCAACCGCAAACGTTGATCCACAGACGGACGCTTTGATTCAACATACGATACGGAAAAAGTTCGCCCGGTGCACTGTACTTACTATTGCCCATCGACTCAACACCATCATGGACAGCGATAGAGTTCTAGTAATGGATAAAGGTCGTATGGTG GAGTACGATCACCCACACATACTGCTCCAGAACAGCTACAGTCAATTCACGTCTCTGGTAAAGGAGACCGATCGTGCGATGTACGATCAATTAGTTAAGATAGCAAGACAAGCTTACGTTGCGAAACACGGGGAACGATGA